The Desulfovibrio sp. X2 genome segment CAGGGTCATCGTGGACGGCCAGCTGCGCGTCACGCCCGGCGCGCCCCTCGAAATCCTCGACGCCCCGGGCCAGTCGAGCCTCGCCTCTCCGGACGGCGGAACCCTCACGCCCGCGGGCAGCCCCTCATGAACATCTCCGAGCCGTTCATCAGGCGGCCGGTCATGACCACGCTGGTCATGGCCGCCATGCTCCTCTTCGGCATCGTCGGCTACATCCAGCTGCCGGTCTCCGACCTGCCCAACGTGGACTTTCCGACCATCCTCGTGCGCGCCGAGCTGCCCGGGGCGAACCCGGAGACCATGGCCTCGAGCGTGGCCGCGCCGCTGGAGCGCGAGTTCGCCACCATCTCGGGCATCGACTCCATGAGCTCGGTGAGCGGCGTGGGCCAGACGCGCATCACCATCCAGTTCAACCTCGACCGCAACATCGACGCCGCGGCCCAGGACGTGCAGTCGGCCATCGGCAAGGCGCAGCGAAAGCTCCCCGACGATCTCTCCACGCCGCCCTCCTACCAGAAGGTCAACCCCTCGGACCAGCCGATCCTCTACCTCACGCTGGCCTCGAAGACCCTGCCCCTGTCCACGGTCTCGGAGTACGCCGACACCTTCATCGGCCAGCGCATCTCCATGCTGCCGGGCGTGGCCCTGGTGAACATCTACGGCCAGCGCAAGTACGCGGTGCGCGTACAGCTCGATCCCAAGGCCCTGGCCTCGCGAGGGCTCGGCATCGACGAGGTGGCCGAGGCCGTGTCGCGCGGCAACACCAACCTGCCCGTGGGCGCGCTCTCGGGCGAGCACACTGCCTACAACATCAAGTCCTCGGGCAAGCTGCAGCAGGCCGCGGACTTCCGGCCGCTCATCGTCTCCTGGCAGGGCGGCTCGCCCGTGCGCCTGGAGCAGCTCGGCCGCGTGCTGGACGGCGTGGAAAACGACAGGCTGGCCCTGTGGCGCGACAACGACCAGGCCGTCATCCTGGCCATCCAGCGCCAGCCCGGCACGAACACCGTGGCCGTGGTCGACTCCATCAGGAAGCTCCTGCCGACCTTCCGCAGCCAGCTGCCCGCGGGGCTCGAGCTCTCGGTCATGTACGACCGCTCCGAGTCCATTCGGGCCTCGGTGCACGACGTCAAGTTCACTCTGGTCCTGACCATCTTCCTGGTCGTGGCCGTGATCTTCCTCTTCCTGCGCAACCTGCGCGCCACGCTCATTCCGAGCCTCGCGCTGCCCATCTCGATCATCGCCACCTTCGCGGTCATGCGACGAATGAACTTCTCGCTCGACAACCTCTCGCTCATGGCCATGACGCTCGCCGTGGGATTCGTGGTGGACGACGCCATCGTCATGCTCGAGAACATCGTGCGCCACCGCGAGATGGGCAAGAACAGGTTCCAGGCCGCCCTCGACGGCTCCAAGGAGATCTCCTTCACCATCGTCTCCATGACCATCTCCCTGGCCGCGGTCTTCATCCCGGTCATGTTCATGGGCGGCATCGTGGGGCGGCTCTTCGAGGAGTTCGGCGTGGTCATCATGGCCTCGGTGCTGCTCTCGGGCGTGGTCTCGCTGACCCTCACCCCCATGCTCTGCTCGCGCTTCCTGGACAATACGGACCACGGCGCGCACGGCGGGGAAGGGGAGAAGGCCCACGGCCGCTTCTACCAGCTCTCGGAGAAGGTCTTCGACTCCATGCTCGCGTTCTACCGCGCCACGCTCTCCGTGTGCATGCGCTGGCACTTCGCGACCTTTCTCGTCTCCCTGGCCGTGCTCGGCGTCACCGTGGCCGTCTTCCAGCACATCCCCAAGGGCTTCCTGCCGAGCCAGGACACGGGCATGCTCTGGGGCACGACCGAGGCCGTGCAGGGCATCTCCTACGACGACATGGTCCGCCACCAGCAGGCGCTGCACAAGTTCCTGCGCGAGGACCCGGGCGTGGAGTCCTTCATGTCCGTGGTCGGCGTGGGCGGCCCCAACCTCTCGCTCAACAACGGCCGCCTGACGCTGAAGCTGAAGCCCCTGTCCGAGCGCAAGGAGAGCGCGGACCAGATCATGCGCCGCCTGCGCGGCAAGCTGAACACCGTGCCGGGCATCCAGACCTTCCTGCGCAACCCGCCGCTCATCAACATCGGCGGCCGCACCACCAAGAGCCTCTACCAGTTCACGCTGCAGGACCCGGACACCTCGGAACTCTATTCCTCGGCGGCCAAGCTCGAGGCCAGGCTCAAGACCTCGCAGCTCCTGCAGGACGTGAACTCCGACGTGCAGCTCTCGAACCCCGAGGTGCGCATCAACATCCGCCGCGACCGCGCGGCCGCCCTCGGCATCTCGCCGCACCAGATCGAACTGGCCCTGCAGAGCGCCTTCGGCACGCGGCAGATCTCGACCATCTACACAGACACCAACGACTACGAGGTCATCCTCGAACTGCTGCCCGAGTACCAGCGCGACACCTCGGCCCTCTCGCTGCTCTACGTGCGTTCGAGCGACGGTTCGCTCGTGCCGCTGGACACCCTGGCCGACATCACGCGCGGCA includes the following:
- a CDS encoding efflux RND transporter permease subunit translates to MNISEPFIRRPVMTTLVMAAMLLFGIVGYIQLPVSDLPNVDFPTILVRAELPGANPETMASSVAAPLEREFATISGIDSMSSVSGVGQTRITIQFNLDRNIDAAAQDVQSAIGKAQRKLPDDLSTPPSYQKVNPSDQPILYLTLASKTLPLSTVSEYADTFIGQRISMLPGVALVNIYGQRKYAVRVQLDPKALASRGLGIDEVAEAVSRGNTNLPVGALSGEHTAYNIKSSGKLQQAADFRPLIVSWQGGSPVRLEQLGRVLDGVENDRLALWRDNDQAVILAIQRQPGTNTVAVVDSIRKLLPTFRSQLPAGLELSVMYDRSESIRASVHDVKFTLVLTIFLVVAVIFLFLRNLRATLIPSLALPISIIATFAVMRRMNFSLDNLSLMAMTLAVGFVVDDAIVMLENIVRHREMGKNRFQAALDGSKEISFTIVSMTISLAAVFIPVMFMGGIVGRLFEEFGVVIMASVLLSGVVSLTLTPMLCSRFLDNTDHGAHGGEGEKAHGRFYQLSEKVFDSMLAFYRATLSVCMRWHFATFLVSLAVLGVTVAVFQHIPKGFLPSQDTGMLWGTTEAVQGISYDDMVRHQQALHKFLREDPGVESFMSVVGVGGPNLSLNNGRLTLKLKPLSERKESADQIMRRLRGKLNTVPGIQTFLRNPPLINIGGRTTKSLYQFTLQDPDTSELYSSAAKLEARLKTSQLLQDVNSDVQLSNPEVRINIRRDRAAALGISPHQIELALQSAFGTRQISTIYTDTNDYEVILELLPEYQRDTSALSLLYVRSSDGSLVPLDTLADITRGMGPLAVNHSGQLPSATISFNLRPGVALSQAVAEVNQAAKILPASISTGFEGTAQAFQASTKGLMLLLLLAVIVIYIVLGILYESFIHPLTILSGLPSAGFGALLTLWLFGKELDIYGFVGIIMLIGIVKKNAIMMIDFALEAQREQNMDPAKAIFEGCLVRFRPIMMTTMAALMGTLPIAIAYGAGGEARQPLGLAVVGGLVFSQLLTLYITPVYFIYLSKFTGWLSGLLHRKGGARAKPDPAEDTPA